The genomic region aaaaaaatatcTAATTTTTATAATTACAGTGTAATTATCACACTACACCCTACAATTTCCGGCACTGTCTTAATGTAAATTATTCGATTTTGCCAAATGCTTTTCAGTTGGCTACAATGGGATGAATGCTGATTTTGCGTGATAGTGTAAAACAAGTGTTAGCGGACCATCTCAAGACtcctaattatttttatttgaaaagaAGTTAGTGATGTAACACCAGTTGCTGAAACTTGTTCCTTGAGTTACCTCACAAGTCAAGATCTAACCCATTTCTCTGAATGTTGCATAACATTTCTTGTCAACAGATGGGGGTCTACTTTTAGAAGACTGTCAGTACATTGCAGTCATCTGCCACTATAGCATAAGTGAGAGCAAACAAGGATTATTCTGCTGCTGTTAAACTTTCTCTTTTGATTACAAACTCCAGCTTCCTGCTCCTAAATGCAACAATGTCTGCATAGCTCTGCAACTGAGGTATCAAGCATCATTTATTTATTGCAATTAACACtatacagcaggggtgtcaaactcaaattcacagagggccaaaattaaaaacttggactaagtcgagggccgaactaaatatttattgaaaattttcaacaacatctgcatgttttctctcaacatatgtaatgttaaactttttcttattaaaataaatgtttaataatagttttggttaaactctttccataagaagcattcacaaataagaaataaaatattcaataaataatatttctctctagcctttaagccaaggatcgcacattgccgagaagcatgccaggaaGTGGAGGTCTGCAtggagccctccccagcccagccagcaaacccgagcggcatccccccccgccccctctccctcctccgcccccgcctccgcctgccgcaaccgccgccaacaacccaaggagtccccgctggtctcaCCATCTCACTGGGAATACCGTGAGAGgggtggaactcgtccgcgatctccaccccagcggaaagtccgatgcccagcagcacccgcccacagatgaaactcaaggagacgcggaggtgacccaccacatccagccacatggagctaggcggcgggtccgttgtagctaggcggcgggtccgctggagctaggcggcgggtccgctggagctaggcggcgggtccgctggagctaggcggcgggtccgctggagctaggcggcgggtccgctggagcaAGGCGGCGagtccgctggagctaggcggcgggtccgctggagctaggcggcgggtccgctggagctaggcggcgggtccgctggagctaggcggcgggtccgctggagctaggcggcgggtccgctggagctaggcggcgggtccgctggagctaggcggcgggtccgctggagctaggcggcgggtccgctggagctaggcggcgggtccgctggagctaggcggcgggtccgctggagctaggcggcgggtccgctggagctaggcggcgggtccgctggagctaggcggcgggtccgctggagctaggcggcgggtccgctggagctaggcggcgggtccgctggagctaggcggcgggtccgctggagctaggcggcgggtccgctggagctaggcggcgggtccgctggagctaggcggcgggtccgctggagctaggcggcgggtccgctggagctaggcggcgggtccgctggagctaggcggcgggtccgctggagctaggcggcgggtccgctggagctaggcggcgggtccgctggagctaggcggcgggtccgctggagctaggcggcgggtccgctggagctaggcggcgggtccgctggagctaggcggcgggtccgctggagctaggcggcgggcccgctggagctaggcggcgggtctgtTGTATCGGCGCcactgtgaatatctaattaactttcccgttaactatatcggtgtactgctgtgcctgctgtggaagtgctaaaaactactatggtggtgcctgctgctgtgcatgtgctatacttgcgcggcggccagcgggccaactctaatatatatttaatatgatcttgcgggccaaatttggcccgcgggccagagtttgacatgtgtgctataCAGCATTAAAACTGAGATAGCGCTCCCTGACCCAGTACAAAAACTGCCTAACAATACAATGCCACATACGATCAATTTTCAGAAACCATACAATGAGATAGGTTACAGCTCAATGTTATAAAATGTTCGCCAGTTTCGGGTGAAGGAGAATGTTCCCTGCGCCTGAGGGGCTGCTACAGGCTCTGTTCGCACAGCCTTCAGCAGGTCCTCTCCACAGATGTTAAGTTTTCCAGCGGTAGGGAACCCAACTACCGCCCAGTCACGTTCACGCAGCCCATGCCCTCCCTCCCACGAGGCCCAGACATCGCAGCCTCAAGTCTTCCATTTATTCACGAGACCTAGGCACATCTCCCCTGATCTTCGCTACACTTTTCGCACTGGCCGCCGTCTCTGACTCCGCCTCTTGTCCTTTACACTCAGCCCGACAATAGTCACCTCTGACAATGTTCTTAAGAGATGAAGAACCGCTGGTCTCCAATGACGCAGGTGATTCGGCCTCTTCCATTTGGCCATGTCCGAAGCTCCATACCTCTGTTGGCTGAGTTCCCCAACTCTGCAGCATCTGCTCCCATTTGGTATGTTCCACTGGCAACACACAACTCCCCGCAGCCAATGCCCATTTTCATCCAATTAAAAGTTCTTCACGGTTCCAAACATCTAAGTCTTGCAGCAACCGTGATCAGGAGTAGCTCCTGCAGACACGTCCACACCACCATTTTCAGAGTCTATGAAcctgatcctccaaaatattcccacGACCATTAGGATACccagtaaaaaaaaagaatgggtgCAGTGGGTCAGCAGCAATGCCAAGCATTGCAAATGTGCCCGATGAGGATGCTGTTTCTGTGTCTACCTGGAATATGCAAGCAACTCTTGTTCACTGTGAATGGCTTGCATACATAACACATTCTATACTTGAATAATGATGTTCttgatttattttctatattaaaAGTATCCATCTTGTCACAAAGGAGACAGCCTCTCTGTCCTACCCTGACCATAACACCATTCCAAGATCACCAATCtgactgcactattgaaacagtACAATATTTTCCAACTGCTAATGTTTATCTATATTTATTGCAAAAGGTATTTATTACCTTTTTCTCTTGTGGTACGTTGTGTAAATTTGTACTTCTTGTTAGTGTGTTTTATGCACCCTATAAGGATGCAGCAAGAAAGAACTTCATTGCAGCTGTACATTGTACTTTAATTAtcgtgtgagtgagagagataaaaTGTATATTTCACAATTCCACTGAAACTTGCAATCAGCCTCACACATGGGATCATAGAAATCTAGAACTTTTACCCTCAAGGTTTGTGACATGGAGTTAATTGAAGCTTATATGAGCAATACTTGGATCTTTATTAGCTCATTGAAGGATGGTAGCTCATTGAAGTTGATCTCTAAAGGTACAGGATCGAGTAGGTTAGGGGAAGAAGTCAGAAGGTTATATTTTCCCTCTCTCAATGTGCTGGGCTCACTTATCTCATTGCTCATATCACCTGTTCGACATCCAGATCTCAGCAAATTGAAGAATGTTCAATTCCACTGAACCTCTTAGTGTTAAAATTGGGTAAGAAGTGTGAGACAAACATTTCAAAAACACTGAAAATATAATAAAAGTCATCATACCCTTCATTAAGAGCTTTTGTTTTCTCCATGTCCTGAATTACATTCAGAAGGACTTTGATCTTGTGTTCATTGGACTGTAGGGTATCCTCAATGAACTGCATCCTGCCTTGTAGATCAAATAGGTCCCCTTGTgtcaaatggatttgattaatttccttaatcctTTTGCTTGTTTGAGATTTTATTTCCATGTCACAGGAAGCTGTATGATTTTGAATGTTGTCTGAAGCAAGTTCTGTGTCTGAGATGACCGGCTTACTGTTAATTAGTGAGCATGACGTTGATTTTGAGACGTATATGTCCACTCGTTCACCATTGCTGACACACTCGGGAGAAAGGATTGAACACTCTGGCCACATGCTATCGCTGCAGTGGTCTTCCTGGCCAGGCTCGGTTGGAGCCGATGACTGTGTTAATGCCAGTTCTCCTTCATGAGAACAATTTTGATGTGATCGATTTCCATCCAGTGTACTTTCAGCCAAGGATGGACCTGAGTTGGAATGGGGATGGTCAGGGTCTGATGGGTGATCCAACATCAATAATGTCCCAGAACAGTGTCCATCTGCAGAAGTGTCCGGGCTGTGGCACAATGCAGACACCTTGACTGGGATCTCTTGTTCTCTGGACTCTGCTGATTCTGGCGGGGGCTTCTTCCTGATCCTGCTACAGGTGCCCAGCTGGGTAGATGCCCCTGCAGCCCCTTTCATTGCCGATGAACCCGGTTCACTCCGATCAACCTGTGTTGCAGCATCTGCAACTTCCAAAGCCAGGCCTTTCCTAGTGGGGGTAACCCCTGAAGCTTTAGCTGACTCCATTAGCACAGAGCCCTTAGCTGACTTGCTGGTGTTCTTCATTTTACCTTTGAACCTTGGAAGGTGTTTCCTCAGACTGGGTGAGGTCTGAATAGCAATGCTTTTGAGAACACTTTGCCTCTTTGGAATCACCAGCGAGCAGCTGGCCAGTCCCTGCGACCTTGGGCGTTGTGCTTTGCCTCTTGACACAGGCTTGCCTTTGGTCTTCTCCCTCATGCTCGCCGAGTGTTCCTCTTTGAAGTGCACTTGCTGAACTTTGCTCTTGTGCTCTTGCACCTGGCTGGCAGAGTCGCCCAAATTCTGGCCTTGTTTGAGCTCAAGGGAGCGTGTGTTTGAGTCTTGCAGTGGAGCACTATTACATCTGGGAGGTTGCAAGTAATTGCTCTCTTTACGACCCATTACAGTGCTCGATGACAAGAGGCAAAGTTATGGTTGAGCATGGGAACTGCAGGTGGAAATATCTCCCTGACCAAAACAGCGACAGTCAGTTTATCACACACTGATCCACAGCGCAAGGTCAACAGTTACAACTGTTCAAATTTTCAGCAAACTGAAGGATGCGTAGCAGCAGAAGACAGAATCTTTATGAACACCGTTGGTTCTCCTCAAGGTGGGCTGACAGACAGGAGGGCAGCCAAGAAAAAAAGCATTCCATGTAAAGTTGAGTGTGCCTTGAAAAAGAAAAGTCAAGACCTTGACATCTCTGGGGTTTAATCAAAACTGTACAAATTGTGCTTTGTGGCTTTGCAATGCAACTCAGCTCATTGTAAAATGATACAAAAGCTATTTTAAGGGCTGTCGCATGACCACAGAGCCAAAAATAATGTAACAATCAATCTCAAATGAAAGTTCAGATTTTCTCAAGTTTCTGGGGAGGCTTGGGCTGTGCACAGTGAGAGGCCACTACAGTTCCTGCAACAAGTTCCTTGGGTGAGCTCTCCTACTGGTGGTGACACGTTCAAGTGGAACCCACTGAGAACCGTCTCCATCCCACAGAGTCCTTTGCTCCTCAGCCTGCAAAGCCCAATCAGCTCCAAGtcgaggggaaga from Narcine bancroftii isolate sNarBan1 chromosome 9, sNarBan1.hap1, whole genome shotgun sequence harbors:
- the LOC138743574 gene encoding protein INSYN2B-like isoform X4, translated to MGRKESNYLQPPRCNSAPLQDSNTRSLELKQGQNLGDSASQVQEHKSKVQQVHFKEEHSASMREKTKGKPVSRGKAQRPRSQGLASCSLVIPKRQSVLKSIAIQTSPSLRKHLPRFKGKMKNTSKSAKGSVLMESAKASGVTPTRKGLALEVADAATQVDRSEPGSSAMKGAAGASTQLGTCSRIRKKPPPESAESREQEIPVKVSALCHSPDTSADGHCSGTLLMLDHPSDPDHPHSNSGPSLAESTLDGNRSHQNCSHEGELALTQSSAPTEPGQEDHCSDSMWPECSILSPECVSNGERVDIYVSKSTSCSLINSKPVISDTELASDNIQNHTASCDMEIKSQTSKRIKEINQIHLTQGDLFDLQGRMQFIEDTLQSNEHKIKVLLNVIQDMEKTKALNEGRNFYRTGQDLSNCSTCQNTACIIYSISQVCSQST
- the LOC138743574 gene encoding protein INSYN2B-like isoform X3, which produces MGRKESNYLQPPRCNSAPLQDSNTRSLELKQGQNLGDSASQVQEHKSKVQQVHFKEEHSASMREKTKGKPVSRGKAQRPRSQGLASCSLVIPKRQSVLKSIAIQTSPSLRKHLPRFKGKMKNTSKSAKGSVLMESAKASGVTPTRKGLALEVADAATQVDRSEPGSSAMKGAAGASTQLGTCSRIRKKPPPESAESREQEIPVKVSALCHSPDTSADGHCSGTLLMLDHPSDPDHPHSNSGPSLAESTLDGNRSHQNCSHEGELALTQSSAPTEPGQEDHCSDSMWPECSILSPECVSNGERVDIYVSKSTSCSLINSKPVISDTELASDNIQNHTASCDMEIKSQTSKRIKEINQIHLTQGDLFDLQGRMQFIEDTLQSNEHKIKVLLNVIQDMEKTKALNEGRNFYRTGQDLSNCSTCQNTACIIYSVEYDFRQQEGRFHHVLRALEREDESSQQQHPSRGNADNQSSQKQELKNQNSHMKSG
- the LOC138743574 gene encoding protein INSYN2B-like isoform X5 yields the protein MGRKESNYLQPPRCNSAPLQDSNTRSLELKQGQNLGDSASQVQEHKSKVQQVHFKEEHSASMREKTKGKPVSRGKAQRPRSQGLASCSLVIPKRQSVLKSIAIQTSPSLRKHLPRFKGKMKNTSKSAKGSVLMESAKASGVTPTRKGLALEVADAATQVDRSEPGSSAMKGAAGASTQLGTCSRIRKKPPPESAESREQEIPVKVSALCHSPDTSADGHCSGTLLMLDHPSDPDHPHSNSGPSLAESTLDGNRSHQNCSHEGELALTQSSAPTEPGQEDHCSDSMWPECSILSPECVSNGERVDIYVSKSTSCSLINSKPVISDTELASDNIQNHTASCDMEIKSQTSKRIKEINQIHLTQGDLFDLQGRMQFIEDTLQSNEHKIKVLLNVIQDMEKTKALNEGRNFYRTGQDLSNCSTCQNTACIIYSFKLNFG
- the LOC138743574 gene encoding protein INSYN2B-like isoform X2, with translation MGRKESNYLQPPRCNSAPLQDSNTRSLELKQGQNLGDSASQVQEHKSKVQQVHFKEEHSASMREKTKGKPVSRGKAQRPRSQGLASCSLVIPKRQSVLKSIAIQTSPSLRKHLPRFKGKMKNTSKSAKGSVLMESAKASGVTPTRKGLALEVADAATQVDRSEPGSSAMKGAAGASTQLGTCSRIRKKPPPESAESREQEIPVKVSALCHSPDTSADGHCSGTLLMLDHPSDPDHPHSNSGPSLAESTLDGNRSHQNCSHEGELALTQSSAPTEPGQEDHCSDSMWPECSILSPECVSNGERVDIYVSKSTSCSLINSKPVISDTELASDNIQNHTASCDMEIKSQTSKRIKEINQIHLTQGDLFDLQGRMQFIEDTLQSNEHKIKVLLNVIQDMEKTKALNEGRNFYRTGQDLSNCSTCQNTACIIYSVEYDFRQQEGRFHHVLRALEREDESSQQQHPSRGNADNQSSQKQELKRTCAMTARSVAFINS
- the LOC138743574 gene encoding protein INSYN2B-like isoform X1; protein product: MGRKESNYLQPPRCNSAPLQDSNTRSLELKQGQNLGDSASQVQEHKSKVQQVHFKEEHSASMREKTKGKPVSRGKAQRPRSQGLASCSLVIPKRQSVLKSIAIQTSPSLRKHLPRFKGKMKNTSKSAKGSVLMESAKASGVTPTRKGLALEVADAATQVDRSEPGSSAMKGAAGASTQLGTCSRIRKKPPPESAESREQEIPVKVSALCHSPDTSADGHCSGTLLMLDHPSDPDHPHSNSGPSLAESTLDGNRSHQNCSHEGELALTQSSAPTEPGQEDHCSDSMWPECSILSPECVSNGERVDIYVSKSTSCSLINSKPVISDTELASDNIQNHTASCDMEIKSQTSKRIKEINQIHLTQGDLFDLQGRMQFIEDTLQSNEHKIKVLLNVIQDMEKTKALNEGRNFYRTGQDLSNCSTCQNTACIIYSVEYDFRQQEGRFHHVLRALEREDESSQQQHPSRGNADNQSSQKQELKRLWISWEASDLMRDSIEREMLQPRSEEAAVGG
- the LOC138743574 gene encoding protein INSYN2B-like isoform X6, with the translated sequence MGRKESNYLQPPRCNSAPLQDSNTRSLELKQGQNLGDSASQVQEHKSKVQQVHFKEEHSASMREKTKGKPVSRGKAQRPRSQGLASCSLVIPKRQSVLKSIAIQTSPSLRKHLPRFKGKMKNTSKSAKGSVLMESAKASGVTPTRKGLALEVADAATQVDRSEPGSSAMKGAAGASTQLGTCSRIRKKPPPESAESREQEIPVKVSALCHSPDTSADGHCSGTLLMLDHPSDPDHPHSNSGPSLAESTLDGNRSHQNCSHEGELALTQSSAPTEPGQEDHCSDSMWPECSILSPECVSNGERVDIYVSKSTSCSLINSKPVISDTELASDNIQNHTASCDMEIKSQTSKRIKEINQIHLTQGDLFDLQGRMQFIEDTLQSNEHKIKVLLNVIQDMEKTKALNEGRNFYRTGQDLSNCSTCQNTACIIYRI
- the LOC138743574 gene encoding protein INSYN2B-like isoform X7; translated protein: MGRKESNYLQPPRCNSAPLQDSNTRSLELKQGQNLGDSASQVQEHKSKVQQVHFKEEHSASMREKTKGKPVSRGKAQRPRSQGLASCSLVIPKRQSVLKSIAIQTSPSLRKHLPRFKGKMKNTSKSAKGSVLMESAKASGVTPTRKGLALEVADAATQVDRSEPGSSAMKGAAGASTQLGTCSRIRKKPPPESAESREQEIPVKVSALCHSPDTSADGHCSGTLLMLDHPSDPDHPHSNSGPSLAESTLDGNRSHQNCSHEGELALTQSSAPTEPGQEDHCSDSMWPECSILSPECVSNGERVDIYVSKSTSCSLINSKPVISDTELASDNIQNHTASCDMEIKSQTSKRIKEINQIHLTQGDLFDLQGRMQFIEDTLQSNEHKIKVLLNVIQDMEKTKALNEGEPSSTVAAHLLKLGNFRNST